In a single window of the Gossypium hirsutum isolate 1008001.06 chromosome D02, Gossypium_hirsutum_v2.1, whole genome shotgun sequence genome:
- the LOC107908667 gene encoding dirigent protein 23 produces MVKLSYILLFIISLIVTSPPLTQSFHINNWAISKLETKQETVTNLQFYFHDTISGKDPTAIRVAQAADTEKSPTLFGALLMADDPLTETPDPKSKLIGRAQGIYGSAGKEELALLMVMSFCFTDGMYNGSSISILGKNSALSPVREMPIVGGTGVFRLARGYAVAKTHWYNEVGDAIVAYNVTIVH; encoded by the coding sequence ATGGTGAAGCTGAGCTACATTCTACTGTTCATCATCTCCCTCATTGTTACATCTCCACCGTTAACACAAAGCTTCCATATCAATAACTGGGCAATATCAAAGCTCGAAACCAAACAAGAAACAGTAACCAACCTCCAGTTCTACTTCCACGATACGATCAGCGGTAAAGACCCAACCGCCATTAGAGTAGCTCAAGCCGCCGACACCGAGAAATCACCGACCCTATTCGGAGCTTTGTTAATGGCGGATGACCCATTGACCGAAACGCCGGACCCGAAATCCAAGTTGATCGGACGGGCACAAGGGATTTATGGGTCGGCCGGGAAGGAAGAGCTGGCTTTATTGATGGTTATGAGCTTTTGTTTCACTGATGGGATGTATAATGGTAGCTCTATAAGTATTCTCGGTAAGAACTCGGCTTTGAGTCCGGTTCGGGAAATGCCTATCGTCGGTGGAACCGGCGTTTTCCGGCTGGCACGTGGGTATGCGGTGGCGAAAACTCATTGGTATAACGAGGTCGGTGATGCTATAGTTGCTTATAATGTTACCATCGTTCATTAG
- the LOC107908666 gene encoding pentatricopeptide repeat-containing protein At2g21090, translated as MRSPFRSNRRYPRCLVKPFLNVTSQSRLSQATNSLELLTRKGIRLPFQTLASLLQQCAKTKCLKEGKFLHLHLKLTGLKKPGTFLSNHLINMYSSCGDLIGARKVFDNMGVRNLYSFNNMLSGYAKLGMVKPARQLFDQMPERDVVSWNTMVIAYARSGFFEEATKFYKELRGLRIGYNEFSFAGVLTVCVKSRELQLARQVHNQVFVSGFLSNLVISSSVVDAYVKCGMMGEARKLFDEMKVRDIIVWTTLVSGFAQWGDMESANDLFDKMPEKNPVSWTALISGYVRNGMGDTALELFTRMMVSRVRPDQFTFSNCLCACASVASLTHGKQIHACLIRTNFMPNTIVISSLIDMYSKCGNLKVSKLIFYLMSNKQDPVLWNTMISALAQHGHGEEAMKMFDDMVKQGVKPDRTTFVVIINACSHSGLVAEGLRYFKSMSSDHDIAPDQQHYACLIDLLGRAGRFEMLMNHLENMPCNPDKRVWNALLSVSRIHGNIELGKKAAEQLIELEPQSSAAYVLLSSIYGTLGKWESVEKVRHLMSKRQVRKEVALSWMELENKVHAFSVSDSLHPLKEAIYLALDQLADQMDEDVSLLEFENRC; from the coding sequence ATGCGCTCCCCATTTCGTTCGAATCGCAGATACCCTCGTTGTCTAGTGAAACCCTTTCTCAATGTCACTTCCCAATCCCGTCTTTCACAAGCAACCAATTCGCTCGAGCTCTTAACAAGAAAGGGTATTCGTTTACCCTTTCAAACACTTGCTTCTCTCTTACAACAATGCGCCAAAACCAAGTGTCTCAAAGAAGGCAAATTCCTTCACCTTCATTTAAAACTAACCGGATTGAAAAAGCCCGGTACTTTTTTATCCAATCATTTGATCAACATGTATTCTAGTTGCGGCGATTTAATTGGCGCCCGCAAAGTGTTCGATAATATGGGTGTTAGAAATTTGTATTCTTTTAATAATATGTTGTCTGGGTATGCGAAATTAGGCATGGTAAAGCCTGCGAGACAGTTGTTCGATCAAATGCCTGAAAGGGATGTCGTTTCGTGGAACACGATGGTTATTGCTTATGCACGAAGTGGGTTTTTTGAGGAAGCGACGAAGTTTTATAAGGAGTTAAGGGGTTTGCGTATTGGGTACAATGAGTTCAGTTTTGCTGGTGTTTTGACTGTTTGTGTTAAGTCTAGAGAATTGCAACTTGCTAGGCAGGTTCATAATCAGGTTTTCGTTTCGGGGTTTTTGTCGAATTTGGTGATTTCGAGCTCTGTTGTTGATGCTTATGTGAAATGTGGGATGATGGGGGAGGCTAGGAAGCTGTTTGATGAGATGAAAGTGAGAGATATTATTGTTTGGACGACTTTGGTTTCGGGGTTTGCTCAATGGGGAGATATGGAATCAGCAAATGATTTGTTCGATAAGATGCCTGAGAAAAATCCAGTTTCTTGGACTGCTTTGATTTCGGGTTATGTTAGAAATGGTATGGGGGATACGGCACTTGAATTGTTCACAAGGATGATGGTGTCTCGAGTTAGACCTGATCAGTTTACCTTTAGTAATTGCCTTTGTGCTTGTGCTAGTGTAGCTTCACTTACACATGGTAAACAAATACATGCTTGTTTGATTCGAACTAATTTTATGCCGAACACAATAGTCATCAGTTCTCTCATCGATATGTACTCAAAATGCGGCAACCTTAAAGTTAGCAAACTGATTTTTTATCTCATGAGTAATAAGCAAGATCCCGTATTGTGGAACACAATGATATCCGCATTGGCACAGCATGGACACGGTGAAGAGGCAATGAAAATGTTCGATGACATGGTAAAACAAGGAGTAAAGCCAGATAGGACAACATTTGTTGTTATTATCAACGCATGTAGCCACTCTGGTCTTGTTGCCGAAGGGCTTAGGTATTTCAAATCCATGTCTTCCGACCATGACATAGCACCTGATCAACAGCATTACGCATGTTTAATCGATCTCTTAGGTCGAGCCGGTCGATTTGAGATGTTGATGAACCATCTTGAGAATATGCCATGTAATCCTGATAAACGAGTTTGGAATGCACTACTCAGCGTTTCAAGAATCCACGGAAACATAGAATTGGGGAAAAAAGCAGCTGAACAACTCATCGAGTTAGAGCCGCAATCTTCAGCAGCATATGTATTGCTCTCGAGTATATACGGCACACTCGGGAAATGGGAATCGGTTGAGAAGGTAAGACACCTTATGAGTAAGAGACAAGTTAGGAAAGAAGTAGCTCTGAGTTGGATGGAACTTGAAAATAAAGTGCATGCTTTCTCTGTATCAGATAGTTTGCACCCATTGAAAGAAGCAATATACTTAGCTTTGGACCAGTTAGCTGATCAAATGGATGAAGATGTTTCATTGCTTGAATTTGAAAATAGATGTTAG
- the LOC107908664 gene encoding PI-PLC X-box domain-containing protein DDB_G0293730, whose protein sequence is MGSLFSKQFERRKNIKAEKKTLCDLNENCGESYPGSDYRPADRKNWMAGLGVDKVYINKIVWPGTHDSATNKIGIPFITRPFAQCQSLSVYQQLVKGTRVLDIRVNENRRVCHGVLTTYGIDVVIGDIKKFLSETQSEVIILEIRTEFGHQDPPEFEKYLEEQLGEYLIHQDEHVFGKTIAELLPKRIICVWKPNKSPRPQSGSPFWNAGHLKDNWIDTDLPSTKFDSNLKHLSEQPPASSRKFFYRVENTVTPQPDNPIVCVKPVTNRIHGYARLFITQCFTKGCADRLQIFSTDFIDEDFVDACVGLTQARVEGAC, encoded by the coding sequence atgggtTCTTTGTTCTCAAAACAATTTGAAAGGCGTAAAAATATCAAGGCTGAAAAGAAAACCCTTTGTGATCTCAATGAAAACTGCGGTGAATCGTATCCCGGAAGTGATTACCGGCCAGCGGATAGGAAGAATTGGATGGCCGGACTTGGGGTTGATAAAGTTTATATAAACAAGATTGTATGGCCGGGAACTCATGATTCGGCGACGAACAAGATCGGTATTCCGTTTATTACTCGTCCTTTTGCACAGTGTCAATCGCTATCGGTATACCAACAACTCGTTAAAGGTACTCGGGTTTTGGATATTCGGGTCAACGAGAACCGTCGTGTGTGTCATGGGGTTTTAACGACGTACGGTATCGATGTTGTTATCGGCGATATCAAGAAGTTCTTGTCGGAAACACAGTCGGAGGTGATAATACTGGAGATTCGTACGGAGTTCGGTCATCAGGACCCGCCGGAGTTCGAGAAGTACTTAGAAGAACAACTCGGTGAGTACCTTATTCATCAAGACGAACATGTGTTTGGAAAAACTATAGCTGAACTATTACCGAAGAGAATTATTTGTGTGTGGAAACCAAACAAATCTCCACGTCCTCAATCTGGGTCTCCGTTTTGGAACGCGGGTCATTTGAAAGATAATTGGATCGATACGGACTTGCCGTCGACGAAGTTCGATAGCAACTTGAAGCATTTGTCGGAACAACCACCGGCTTCGTCGAGAAAATTCTTTTATAGAGTGGAGAATACGGTGACTCCACAACCGGATAACCCTATTGTGTGTGTTAAACCTGTGACGAATCGGATTCATGGGTATGCGAGGTTGTTCATCACGCAATGCTTTACAAAGGGTTGTGCTGATCGGTTGCAGATCTTTTCGACAGATTTTATCGATGAGGATTTCGTCGATGCTTGTGTCGGACTTACCCAGGCTAGGGTTGAAGGGGCTTGTTGA